The DNA segment GTTCAAATTGCCATGTTAGATAACTATTGAAAGTCTGTGCCATCTTGTTTGCTTTAGGTAGTATTTCTTTAATTAATTCACGGCCAAGCTCTCTAGCAGTAAGGTTTTTAGTATCAATTTGACTTAAATCTTGTTGAATGGTTGTAAGAATTTGGTTGTTATGATGAATAAAAGCATCAGCTTCCATTGCGCGGTTATTTGCTTGCATGCCAATTAATAAAATTGTTTGCAAGAAAACTAACACAAAACATATATAAGTTAAGTGGTTATAGCTAATATAAAATGGTGTTTTTGTTTTTTCCATTTTTTTCCATTAATTGATATTTTAATAGTTTCAGTGTTTTTTTTTCTTACTGTTACTATAATACTAGAAAAATAAAATGCACTATGAACAAACGGATTTTATGAAATATATTTACTTTTTAAGACTATTAGTTGTTTTTTTATTTGGCAATTTATATGCGTTGGCATTTATTATTGTAACGCTATATGGTCGCCATTTATTAATTTCACCATTTGAATTAACTATTTTTCCTTCAATGGCATTAGGTAGCTTGTTTTGTAGTTTTATTCCAGGAGAACGTTATTTAGCTCGATGGTTTAAATTTCGCTATGCATTGATTGCAACAGTAGTGATTGCAATTTCTTTGGTAGCTTTAACATTGGTTGCCCAGCGAATTGAGTTTGTGCATTATCGTAGTACATCTTTAATTGTTATTTGTGCGATGATGGGGCTTTGTCTTGGCTATTTAAAGGCAGAGTATCATGTGCGTCTATTTCAAGTGATTACTGGAAAACTATATGCCGTATTAGCAGCTGTTGCGTTTCTTTTGGGCGTCTTTACGGTTTATTGCTTTTTCTATCCGATGGATGTTGTTTTTATCTTAATTCAAGCAACGCCAAATTATTCACCACTGATAATCTCAGCAGTTGTTATTGTGCTATTATTATGGCTTTTAGGAATGGTTGATCAGTCAGTTATTTCAAATCCATCGTACTATGTGACGCATTATGTGACTGAAACAGATAATTATCACTCAGAGCAAGTGCAATTACAATTAGGCTTTCTAGCAGTTATAGCAATTCAAATTGCATTAGGTTGGGGAGCAACTTGGGCTTTTTATCTTCAAAAGGTTTATGATGCTGAATGGTTGCATCGTGTTGTTGGTAATTTCCGCTATGCAGTATTTATGATGGTGCTAGCTTTTGTAGTAATTGTAATAACTGCTTTGCTAATGTGGTTATTATCTAAGAAATTTATCTTTTATTTGGTGCAAAGCATTAGCCTAATTATTACACTTGGTATTTTAATTACGATGGTATTTACAGGTATTGAGTCAGAGTGGTTGGCAAAAATATCTGGGTTTGTACTAATTGGTATGTGCGCAATGCTACTGGTTGTGTTTCAGTATTATGTAATTTTATTTTTTAAAGGGCAGTTAATTAGAGCATTTGTGCCTATTGCTATTGGATTATCAAGCTTTTTAATGACAATTATTTGGATTGCAACACCAATATTAATTATGTATTCAAAATCAGTTTTAGGATTTTTAGTTGTGACGGCATTAGCGTTAATATTTTTATTTATTATTGCATCACTAAGCACATTTAAGCGCTTAGATCAGATGCGTCTTAGCTATCAAAGGCAAGATAATTCCTTGCCGTCATAAACATAGGTTAGATAAGAATCTAAAGTGTAACCTTGTGAACGTACAGCTTTAATTGGAGAAGCTGCATTATGGCGTTGTGTTAATTTTGTGCGTAAGCGATGAACATGAATGTTGACATCGCGAGCAACATCACCATGACTTGAAAGGTTTAAATAGCTTGCAATATCATCACGGCTAAATGTTTTTCCAGGATCAGAAAGTAATAATTTTAATAAGGCACTTTCTTTATCTGTTAAATAAGTTTCCGGATGATCTGGGTGGGTAACTAAAGACTTTTTAGGATAGTAGCTCCAACGACCAAATTGAATCTGGTTAAAGTCTTCTATATTAACATCACCAAATGAATCGATACCTGTTTGACGGCCTGATGTTTTTTCATTTTTTAATTTGGTACGAATGCGCGCTAAAAGAACATGTGGATTAAACGGTTTTTCAACGTAGTCATCAGCGCCTGCTTCAAAGCCTAGGACTGTTTCTGTTGCATCAGTAACACCAGTTAGGAAAATAATAGGAATACCTTTGCGTTTATTCTTAATGCGTTTGCAAATTTCGATACCATGCATATCAGGTAGCATCATATCTAATAAAATTAAGTCAACCTCATGTTCATCTAAGACATCCAGTGCTTCTTCGCCAGTTGCCGCTTCAAATACTTCAAATAAATAGCGTTCAAGAAAGCTACGAAGTGATTCACGTATTCCAGGCTCATCATCAACTAATAGGATTTTATATCTTTGATTCATTTTTACTGTTCCCGTAATATTTTTTTGTTGTTAAATTAATATTTTAAATTGTTTCATAATGTTGATTATAATGATGAAATAAAAATTGGTAAATATTTTGTTGAAGATTTTAGCAAAAGATTTCATATTTTTGCGAGATAAATTATAAAGAAAGTTAATTTTTTTGACAAAAAATGTTTTCATTGGCCGTGAAAATGCGTATAATTTCCGCTCCGAGTAGATATAGATTTACTTTGATAGAAAGTTTACATTAGATTTTAAAATATAAAAATAAAGTTGGAGAAACTGAAGTATGGTAGTTATTCGTTTGGCTCGTGGCGGTTCTAAAAAGCGTCCTTTTTATCGTGTAGTCGTTGCTGATAGTCGTAACCCTCGTGATGGTCGTTTTATTGAACGTGTTGGTTTTTTTAATCCGGTTGCTTCTGGTTTAGAAGAGAAAGTACGTTTAGAGTTCGATCGTATCGATTATTGGGTTTCAAAAGGTGCTAAGATGTCTGATCGAGTTGCAGGTATTGTTAAAAAAGAGCGTAAAGCAGATACAAATCCAGTTAAAGCTGATGCTTAATTTATAAAAACCCTTTTAATTTAGTAGATTCTATATTATGTCACAGCATGATGCTAAAATGGTTGTCATTGCTAAGATAGGCGCACCCTATGGTCTTGATGGGGATATGCGCCTTAATATTTTCTGTAATCCACCAGAGCATGCGATTAATAATTATCCTAAATGGTTTATTCGAAAAACACCTGATTCATTGTGGTTGGAGTTAGAAAATGAAGCGATTTATCAATTAGGCGGTAAATTCTTAATTCATTTGGCAGCTATTTCATCACCAGAAGAAGCAAAAAATTATACCAACGCTGAAATTGGTGTTCAACGTAGTGCGTTACCGCAAGCATTGGATAATGAATACTATTGGGTTGATTTAATTGGCTTGAGTGTTATTAATGAGTCACAAGAAACCTTAGGTGTTGTAATAGAACTATTTGAAACTGAGGGTGCTAATGATGTGCTTGTTATTGATGATGGTGGTGTTGAGCGTTTAATCCCTTTTGTTGACCAATATATAAAATCAGTTGACTTTGACTTAAAGCAAATTGTTGTGCATTGGCAAAAGGATTATTAAAGTGAAATTAGGTGTTATTTCTATTTTTCCGCAAATTTTTGATTCAGTTTTATCTTATGGTATTACTGCTCGTGCTGTTGAAAGAAATTTGCTAGAATGTCATTTCTTTAATCCACGTGACTTTACTGAAGATAATTATCGCACGATTGATGATCGTCCATTTGGTGGTGGGCCAGGTATGGTGATGTTATATGAACCTTTAGCAAAAGCAATTGTAGCGGCTAAAAAAGTACTAGGTGAACAAACACCTGTCGTTTATATGTCACCACAAGGTAAGCCTTTAGAGCATTCTATAGCAAGTGAGTTTGCTGCAATTTCAAGCCTTATCATTCTTTGTGGTCGCTATGAAGGTATTGATCAACGATTAATTGATGGCTATGTCGATTATGAGCTTTCAATTGGTGATTATGTCTTATCCGGTGGTGAATTAGCAGCAGCTGTATTTATAGATGCGACAGTAAGATTAATCCCAGGTGTATTAAATCATGCGCTTTCTTCTAAAGAAGACTCATTTTTTGATGGACTTTTAGATTGTCCGCATTATACTAGACCTCGGGTTTTGCCTTCAGGTACAAAAGTGCCGGATGTGTTAACTGGTGGAAATCACGCTGATATTAAACGTTGGCGAGATATGATGAAGTTAGGGCTTACTTTTGAGAAGCGCCCTGAATTAATCGAGCGCCGCTGTTTGTCGGAATACGAAAAAACATTGCTTGATGAATATAAAAGCAATATGAACAATAAATTAGATGATAAATAAGCGCTAAGAAAGAGGAAACTTAAATGAAAAATAATTTAGTTAAAATGATAGAAGACAATCAACTAAGAGATGATATTCCTGAATTTCGTGCAGGTGACTCTGTCATTGTTAATGTTTGGGTAAAAGAGGGTAATAGACGTCGTGTTCAGGCATTTGAAGGCGTTGTTATTGCGATGAAAAATCGTGGTATTAATTCATCTTTTACAGTACGTAAAATGTCAAGTGGTGAAGGTGTGGAGCGTGTATTCCAAACGCATAGCCCAATTATTGACTCAGTTAAAGTCGTTCGTCGCGGTAAAGTACGCCGTGCTAAATTATACTACTTAAGAGGTCGTACAGGTAAAGCTGCGCGTATTAAAGAAAAAGTATAATTTTTTTTATCGTCATGGGCGGTGGTAATCAATTTAATAACGATCGCTCATTAATTCAGTTATTTATTCAAGATTTACATACAATTTATGGATTGAGTGATAATACAATACAATCATATCAATCCGATTTATATCATTTTTTAGAATTTGTTAGTAAACAAAAAACTCAATTAGTTGCAGTTAAAATCAGTGATATTCATAAATATCTTGATTTTTGTTATCAGAAAAAGCTAACCAATCGCACGGTATCTCGATTTATTTCATCATTAAAAAAATTTTTTCAATGGGCTTTAGATAGGCGTTATTTAGCTGAAGATCCTGCAAGTCAGCTTGTATTGCCGAAGTTGCAAAAGTCATTGCCATCATCTATTTCAGAAGCTTGTGTTGAGCAATTACTTGATGCGCCGGATACATTAACTGAAATAGGTCTTAGAGATAAAGCAATGATTGAAGTTTTATATGCTACAGGGCTTAGAGTAAGTGAGCTTGTTGCACTAGAAGAATCGCAAGTTAGTCTATCTCAAGGTGTCATACGTATCATAGGTAAAGGTAATAAGGAAAGAATCGTGCCAATGGGGCAGTGGGCACTTGATTGGTTGGAGCGCTATATTAAGGAAGTTAGAAATGATTTCTTAGCTAAAAAGGTGCAGTCTGATTATGTTTTTTTAAGCCAGAAGGGAGGTAAAATGACGCGCCAAGCCTTCTGGTATCGTATTAAAGCTTATGTTAAAGCTATTGGTCTTCAAATAGAGATCTCACCGCATACATTGCGACATGCATTTGCAACGCATTTGTTGAATCATGGTGCTGATCTAAGGTCGGTGCAATTATTATTAGGGCATGCAAATATATCAACGACAACGATTTATACGCATGTGGCGAAAGCAAGGTTGCAAAAGCTATATCAGTTACATCATCCTCGAGCTTAATATAGTTTTTGTATTAAGATTTCAGAGATTTTGCATGATAATAACATGTCTTTGCGTTTTAGTTCGTAGCAGTGATTTTGTAGTGGTTCACTAAAACCAAAGATCAAACGACGTTCGATTTGCATAATTTGTTGATTTAAGCGTTCTTTTTGTTTATACAACCAGTTTAGTTGATCATCTTTGCTGCCCATTGACTTTTGGGATGGTTGTTCTTTTTTTGCACTTTGATATTTATCTGGTTGGCTTTTTTGATTTTTTCTTGGCGTGCAAAGACTTAATTTTTTGCGTCCATTAGGTGTAAATTTATCATTCATGGGGTTGTCATCTAGTTTGATTTTCTTTTAAATTTTTACAGTTTAAGATAGAGCATTTACAGTCATTTTACGCTATTTATCATATTTTACCACAAATTCTTGCTTTTTTTATTAGCTGGCTTTAGAATAACCAACCAGAATACTAAATTTGTACAATGTTTAACCAAAAATAAAAATGTAGAGGGATAATCAATGCCTGCAACAATGCATTACGGTGCAAAACAAGAAAATGCATCACAAGAAGCTTTGCCTATGGCAGAGTATATTAAAGAAGTTGTAACAAACTATTTTAAGAGTATGGCTGAAGAAGGCATGAGCCCAAGCCAGGTATATGAGTTAGTTATGAGTGAAGTTGAGTTGCCTTTAATTGAAGCAACAATGGAGTATACTGGTAATAATCAGAGCCGTGCTGCAAGTGTTTTAGGTCTTAACCGTGGAACATTTCGTAAAAAGCTATCGCATTATGGAATGCTCTAAATTAATACACTTTTTAAATTTTTTAGTTAACTTTTTGATTTGAAACCGCATTAATCAATGCGGTTTTTTTGTTTTAAAGGTTTTAAAATTTATTTAATTTAAATCTAATTTTGTAAACTCAAGTTTATGCGGGTTTACATCCATTTTAATCATGATAGGCTATTAGCGTAATTAAATTGCAAAAAGATGAGAGCGTTTAAGATGACAAAACTAGATAGTTTGCGAGAAATGACTAAAGTTGTTGCAGATACAGGAGATATTGAAAAAATCAAATTGCATAAACCAGAAGATGCAACAACAAATCCTTCTTTATTATTAAAAGCAGCAGCAATGTCACAATATCAAGATATTTTAAAGCATACTTTAGAAGAAACCAATCACCTAAGTGCTAATGAGCGACTAGAAGCTATTTTATATCATTTGGCCGTTAATTTTGGCGTTGAAATTTTAAAAATAGTTCCAGGTAGGGTGTCAACTGAGGTTGATGCGAGATTATCTTTTGACACAAATAAAACGGTTCAAGCAGCTAAACGCCTAATTCAATTATATGAGAGTCATGGTATATCACGTGAACGTATCTTAATTAAAATTGCAGCAACTTGGGAAGGAATACAAGCAGCAGAAATGCTTGAAAAAGAAGGTATTCATTGTAACTTAACTTTAATTTTTCATATTGCTCAAGCGGTTAAATGTGCTCAAGCAGGTGTTACATTAATTTCGCCTTTTGTCGGTAGGATTACTGACTGGTATAAACAGGCACTGAATCAAGCAGATTTTCCACCTGTTGATGAAGATGAAGGTGTCCAATCAGTGAAGGCAATTTATAATTATTTTAAAGCATTTGATTATACAACAACAGTAATGGGTGCAAGTTTTCGCCATGTTAAGCAAGTGGAAGCATTAAGTGGTTGTGATGCGCTTACGATTTCACCTGAGTTATTATCAGAGTTAGAGGCAGATAATGGTCAGCTTGAGAAGCATTTATCTAAAGATTTGATCGACCGTTCAATTGAAAAAATTGATGTCAGTGAAGCTCAATTTCGTTGGGCATTAAATGAATCTGCAATGGCAACTGAAAAGCTTGCTCAAGGGATACGAAACTTTGCAATAGATACAGTGAAATTAGAAAATTTAATTAATGAAAAAATGATTCATGGTAAAGATTATGCGTAAATCAATCGCAGTTAAGGTTGATCATATAACGATTGGTGCAAATGCACCTGTCGTTGTTCAATCGATGACAGATACACCAACAGAAGATATTGAAAAAACAATTAAACAAATTTTAGCCTTATATCACGCTGGCAGTGAAATTGTTCGTATTACTGTTAATAATGATAAAGCTGCAAAAGCTGTACCATTAATAAAAAAAGCATTATTAGATCAAGGTTGTCATGTACCATTAGTTGGTGATTTTCACTATAATGGCCATACACTACTTAAAGCTAATCCAGAGTGTGCTTCTAGTTTATCAAAATATAGAATTAATCCAGGAAATGTTGGCTTTGGTAAAAAAAGAGATAATCAGTTTGGTGAAATTATTCGTTGTGCCATTGAGCATGATAAGCCAGTAAGAATTGGTACGAACTGGGGGAGTTTAGATCAAGCATTGTTAGCTCAGCTAATGGATGAGAATGCAAAAAATGGTTTTAAGCTTACGAATCAACAAGTACTGTATGAAGCCTTAATTCGTTCAGCATTAGATAGTGCTGAATATGCTGAGTCGCTAGGCTTAAAACATGATAAAATTATCTTATCTTGTAAAGTCAGTGGTGTAGAAGATCTTATTGCAGTTTATGAAAATATTGCAACACGTTGTGACTATCCATTACATCTTGGTTTAACAGAAGCAGGGATGGGTGTTAAAGCAGTTGTTGCAACAGCAATTAGTTTGGGTGTTTTATTGCAAAAAGGCATTGGTGATACAATTAGAGCATCATTAACACCAGAGCCAGGTGGTGTCAGAACAAAAGAAGTATTAGTTTGCCAAGAAATACTTCAGACAATGGGCTTAAGAGCATTTACACCGATGGTAACATCATGTCCAGGGTGTGGTCGAACAAGTAGTAGCTTCTTTAGAGAGTTAGCAGATCAAATTCAAACTTATCTGCGCGATCAAATGCCCATTTGGAAAGCTGATTATCCAGGCGTTGAAAATATGAAAGTTGCTGTAATGGGTTGTGTTGTTAATGGCCCAGGTGAAAGTAAGCATGCCAATATTGGGATTTCTTTACCAGGAAGTGGCGAAGCGCCAGTTGCGCCTGTATTCGTAGATGGCAAAAAAGCACACACATTGCGTGGCGATGGTATAGCATCAGAATTCAAAATGATCGTCGATGATTATGTTAAGCATAATTATGGAATACCAGCTTAAATGAGACTGGGTGTTATATTAGGGATATTATCTGGCTTATTATGGGGCTTAAATGATGTGTTGACTAATTTATTTAGTTTGCATATTGATATCGGCTTATTAAAGTCAGTGGTTATTTTTTCATTGGGATTAGCATTTCTGCAAGATGCAGGCTCATCGATTGGCATTTTAAGTTATTATACAATTAAGCGAGAAGTTTTCTCTCAAATAAAGCAAATGCAACGTGCAACAATCGTCATTATTATTGCCGCACTTTGTGCAGGTCCTTTAGGCATGGTTGCAGGAATATTAGGTATTAGTTATGCAGGGCCTGTTTATGCCGGTGTCATTACTTCTTGTTATCCTATTATTGCATTAATATTATCATTTTTTTTAATACGTGAGCGAATTACCTATTTAAAAGTTATTGGCATTATTTTAAGTGTATTTGCAGTTATTATGATATCTGTAAGTGGTGCTGAGACAGATGCACATCATATTGGGCTTGGCATGACCTTTGCATCAATTGCAATGCTTGGTTGGGGGATGGAGAGTGTATTATTTGCGTGGGTGCATATGAAAACAAATTTAAAACCCATGTGGTTATTAGCTATTCGTCAATTAGCTTCAGCAGTTTCGTATCTGATTATACTTTTTATATTATTGATTTCATGGCGCTATCAGGTGCTTGATACCTTTAGAGAAATGCATTGGCCTTTATTAATTCTTTCTTGTATTGTTAGTGCATCATTTTCTTACATCTTATATTATCATACAATTAAACGTATTGGCGCAGCCTTAGGTACAACGTTTAATGCAAGTTTTGTATTTTGGGCTGCAATTTTTAGTCAAATATTGGGCTTAAGCCATTTAGGTATCAGTTTTTGGTTTTGGGCTGTGATGCTCATTATTGGTATTTATTGTGCGGTTTCTTATCAACTACCCAAAATACGGCTGAGAGGTTGAATAAATGCAGGTTGATTTTTATATCCTATCGACCAGTACAGAGAAAGAGCGATTAATATTTTGTTGTCGTTTGATAGAAAAAGTACTACAAAGTCAGAGTCGGCTTATTGTATTGTGTCATAACTATCAAATGCTTGAAGCATTAGATCAATTATTATGGTCGTTTAAAGACAGTAGCTTTATTGCACACCTACCAATTGATGAAATTACAGATAAAACAGCTAACGTACCTGTGATATTGACAACAGATGAGGTAGAAATAAATACTGACTGCCATATTATTGTTAAGCTTCAAAATAAGTCATTAAGCCAACATTGGCCCTTAAATGAAACATTTCGAGTTTTGGAAATTGTTGATCAAGATAAAACTGTGTTAGAATCATCGCGAAATAATTTTAAAGATTATAAAAAGCGTGGCTTTAAAATTGATGTACATAAACTTGATTAGTAGTAGCGATTAATAATAATGCTATAAACATGCTTTAGTCATTTTGAATAAAATTTTTAAAAGAGATTATATAAATGGATAAAAACTATCAGCCAAAAGCAATTGAAAAAAAGTGGTATGATCAATGGGAAAAAGAAGGTAATTTTCAAGCTGGAAAATCAGATGGTGTGACATACACCATTATGTTACCACCACCTAATGTAACAGGTACATTACATATGGGGCATGGTTTTCAGCAAACATTGATGGATTTATTAATACGCTATCATCGTATGATGGGTGATGATGCATTATGGCAAGTTGGTACGGATCATGCTGGTATTGCAACTCAGATGGTTGTTGAGCGTCAGTTAGCTCAAGAGGGTAAGAGTCGCCATGATTTAGGACGAGAAGCATTTATTGAGAAGATATGGCAGTGGAAAGCTCAATCAGGTAATCAAATTTCTAATCAAATGAAACGTATTGGTGCTTCAGCGGATTGGTCTCGACAGCGCTTTACCATGGATGAAGGCTTATCAGATGCAGTTAAAGAAGTATTTATTCGCTTATATGAAGAAGGGACAATCTATCGTGGTAAGCGTTTGGTTAACTGGGATCCTAAATTTTTAACAGCAATTTCTGATTTAGAAGTAATCTCTGAAGAAGAAGAAGGCTTTTTATGGCATATACGCTATCCATTGGTTAATGGTGAAGGTCATTTAACTGTTGCAACAACGCGACCTGAAACCATGTTAGGTGATATGGCGATTGCCGTACACCCAGAAGATGAGCGCTATCAACATTTAGTTGGTCAAATGGTTGAGCTTCCTTTATGTGATCGCCAAATTCCAATTATTGCGGATGACTATGTTGAAAAAGACTTTGGTACAGGCTGTGTGAAAATAACGCCAGCACATGATTTTAATGACTATGAAGTCGGTTTGCGTCACGATTTAAAATTATTTAATATTTTAACAAAAGACGCTAAAATTAATGAAAACGCACCGAAGGTATACCAAGGTCTTGGGCGTTTTGAAGCAAGAAAACGCATCGTTGAAGATTTAGAGGCAATCGATTTATTAGATCAAGTTAAAACACATGTATTAAAAGTACCAAGAGGTGATCGAAGTGGTGAAGTAATTGAGCCATTTTTAACTGATCAGTGGTTTATGAAAATGAATGAATTGGCTAAACCTGCAATCGATGTGGTTAAAAGTGGAAAAGTTAAATTTGTACCACAAAATTGGCAGAACACTTATTTTGAATGGATGAATAACATCCAAGATTGGTGTATATCACGTCAGCTATGGTGGGGGCATCAAATTCCAGCATGGTATGATAGCCAAGGTAACGTTTATGTCGCATCCAATGAAGAAGAGGTGCGTAAAAAATATGCAATTTCACCAGAAGAAATATTAACACAAGATAATGATGTTTTAGATACTTGGTTTTCTTCAGCCCTTTGGCCTTTTTCAACGCTTGGTTGGCCAAACAAAACAGAAGACTTAAAGAAGTACTACCCTACAAATGTATTAGTTAGTGGTTTTGATATTATTTTCTTTTGGATTGCCAGGATGGTTATGATGGGCTTGAAATTTATGGATGATGTACCATTTGATACGGTATATATTACAGGCCTTATTCGTGATAGCGAAGGAAAAAAAATGTCAAAATCAAAAGGTAATGTGTTAGATCCAGTAGATTTGATTGATGGTATTGATTTAGATCAATTGGTTGAAAAACGTACCTTTGGTATGATGCAGCCGCAATTAAAAGCAAAAGTAGAAAAAGCAACAAGACGAGAATTTCCTGAAGGTATTGATGCCTATGGTACAGATGCATTACGTTTTACATTTACAGCATTAGCATCAACTTCTCGAGATATTAATTTTAATGTCAACCGAATGGAAGGTTATCGTAATTTCTGTAACAAGCTTTGGAATGCCGCTCGTTTTGTTATGATGAATGTTGAGTCAAAAACCATTGCTAAGAAAAATACAGCAATGAAGCTGGGTATTTGTGAGCGATGGATTTGGCACAAGTTTAATGAAGTAGTAGCAGAAGCACATCGACATATTGCTCAGTACCGATTTGATCTATTAGCACAAGTTTTATATGAGTTTATTTGGAATCAATATTGTGATTGGTATGTTGAGTTAGCTAAAACAAGTTTAAATTCAGGTAATGTGGCGGAAAAAGATAGAGAATCTATACGATATACCTTGGTTTATATTTTAGAGCAATCACTTCGCTTATTGCACCCTGTGATTCCTTTTATTACGGAAGAAATTTGGCAGCAGTTTAAGCCGTTAACAGAGATAGCATCTGGTAATTTGACTCAACAGAAATACCCATGCTATCAAAATGAGTTAGTTGATGAGGATGCAGATAAAGTCATTCATTGGCTAAAACGTGTTGTTACTGAAATTCGAACCATACGTGCACAAATGAATGTTAAACCATCAAAATCGATTTCATTAGTATTTAAAGGTGCTTCTGAAATGGATAAAGCTTATGCTGAGATTAATGAATATTTAATTAAGTCATTAGCTAAAATTGACAATATTCACTTTGCTGAGACTGATGAAGAAATTGAGGCTTCTGCTTCAGGGTTAGTTGGTAAGCTCGAGTTACATATCCCATTAGCGGGCTTAATTGATGTAAAGGCTGAAACGGATCGTTTGATGAATGAACGAGATAAAGTATTAAAAGAATTAGCAAGACTTAACGGTAAGTTATCCAATGAAAAGTTTATCGCTAATGCGCCTGAAATTGTCGTTGAAAAAGAAAAAGAAAAATTAAAATTAGCACAAATAAAACAAGAAAATATTGATCAACAGTTAGAAAAATTAACCTCTCTAGCTTGATTGAAATAGGGGAGATGATACATGTTAAAATCAGGT comes from the bacterium SCSIO 12844 genome and includes:
- a CDS encoding response regulator transcription factor, translating into MNQRYKILLVDDEPGIRESLRSFLERYLFEVFEAATGEEALDVLDEHEVDLILLDMMLPDMHGIEICKRIKNKRKGIPIIFLTGVTDATETVLGFEAGADDYVEKPFNPHVLLARIRTKLKNEKTSGRQTGIDSFGDVNIEDFNQIQFGRWSYYPKKSLVTHPDHPETYLTDKESALLKLLLSDPGKTFSRDDIASYLNLSSHGDVARDVNIHVHRLRTKLTQRHNAASPIKAVRSQGYTLDSYLTYVYDGKELSCL
- the rpsP gene encoding 30S ribosomal protein S16, translated to MVVIRLARGGSKKRPFYRVVVADSRNPRDGRFIERVGFFNPVASGLEEKVRLEFDRIDYWVSKGAKMSDRVAGIVKKERKADTNPVKADA
- the rimM gene encoding 16S rRNA processing protein RimM, with product MSQHDAKMVVIAKIGAPYGLDGDMRLNIFCNPPEHAINNYPKWFIRKTPDSLWLELENEAIYQLGGKFLIHLAAISSPEEAKNYTNAEIGVQRSALPQALDNEYYWVDLIGLSVINESQETLGVVIELFETEGANDVLVIDDGGVERLIPFVDQYIKSVDFDLKQIVVHWQKDY
- the trmD gene encoding tRNA (guanosine(37)-N1)-methyltransferase TrmD is translated as MIKVKLGVISIFPQIFDSVLSYGITARAVERNLLECHFFNPRDFTEDNYRTIDDRPFGGGPGMVMLYEPLAKAIVAAKKVLGEQTPVVYMSPQGKPLEHSIASEFAAISSLIILCGRYEGIDQRLIDGYVDYELSIGDYVLSGGELAAAVFIDATVRLIPGVLNHALSSKEDSFFDGLLDCPHYTRPRVLPSGTKVPDVLTGGNHADIKRWRDMMKLGLTFEKRPELIERRCLSEYEKTLLDEYKSNMNNKLDDK
- the rplS gene encoding 50S ribosomal protein L19, whose translation is MKNNLVKMIEDNQLRDDIPEFRAGDSVIVNVWVKEGNRRRVQAFEGVVIAMKNRGINSSFTVRKMSSGEGVERVFQTHSPIIDSVKVVRRGKVRRAKLYYLRGRTGKAARIKEKV
- the xerD gene encoding site-specific tyrosine recombinase XerD translates to MGGGNQFNNDRSLIQLFIQDLHTIYGLSDNTIQSYQSDLYHFLEFVSKQKTQLVAVKISDIHKYLDFCYQKKLTNRTVSRFISSLKKFFQWALDRRYLAEDPASQLVLPKLQKSLPSSISEACVEQLLDAPDTLTEIGLRDKAMIEVLYATGLRVSELVALEESQVSLSQGVIRIIGKGNKERIVPMGQWALDWLERYIKEVRNDFLAKKVQSDYVFLSQKGGKMTRQAFWYRIKAYVKAIGLQIEISPHTLRHAFATHLLNHGADLRSVQLLLGHANISTTTIYTHVAKARLQKLYQLHHPRA
- a CDS encoding Fis family transcriptional regulator → MPATMHYGAKQENASQEALPMAEYIKEVVTNYFKSMAEEGMSPSQVYELVMSEVELPLIEATMEYTGNNQSRAASVLGLNRGTFRKKLSHYGML
- the tal gene encoding transaldolase — translated: MTKLDSLREMTKVVADTGDIEKIKLHKPEDATTNPSLLLKAAAMSQYQDILKHTLEETNHLSANERLEAILYHLAVNFGVEILKIVPGRVSTEVDARLSFDTNKTVQAAKRLIQLYESHGISRERILIKIAATWEGIQAAEMLEKEGIHCNLTLIFHIAQAVKCAQAGVTLISPFVGRITDWYKQALNQADFPPVDEDEGVQSVKAIYNYFKAFDYTTTVMGASFRHVKQVEALSGCDALTISPELLSELEADNGQLEKHLSKDLIDRSIEKIDVSEAQFRWALNESAMATEKLAQGIRNFAIDTVKLENLINEKMIHGKDYA
- the ispG gene encoding flavodoxin-dependent (E)-4-hydroxy-3-methylbut-2-enyl-diphosphate synthase yields the protein MRKSIAVKVDHITIGANAPVVVQSMTDTPTEDIEKTIKQILALYHAGSEIVRITVNNDKAAKAVPLIKKALLDQGCHVPLVGDFHYNGHTLLKANPECASSLSKYRINPGNVGFGKKRDNQFGEIIRCAIEHDKPVRIGTNWGSLDQALLAQLMDENAKNGFKLTNQQVLYEALIRSALDSAEYAESLGLKHDKIILSCKVSGVEDLIAVYENIATRCDYPLHLGLTEAGMGVKAVVATAISLGVLLQKGIGDTIRASLTPEPGGVRTKEVLVCQEILQTMGLRAFTPMVTSCPGCGRTSSSFFRELADQIQTYLRDQMPIWKADYPGVENMKVAVMGCVVNGPGESKHANIGISLPGSGEAPVAPVFVDGKKAHTLRGDGIASEFKMIVDDYVKHNYGIPA
- a CDS encoding DMT family transporter, translating into MRLGVILGILSGLLWGLNDVLTNLFSLHIDIGLLKSVVIFSLGLAFLQDAGSSIGILSYYTIKREVFSQIKQMQRATIVIIIAALCAGPLGMVAGILGISYAGPVYAGVITSCYPIIALILSFFLIRERITYLKVIGIILSVFAVIMISVSGAETDAHHIGLGMTFASIAMLGWGMESVLFAWVHMKTNLKPMWLLAIRQLASAVSYLIILFILLISWRYQVLDTFREMHWPLLILSCIVSASFSYILYYHTIKRIGAALGTTFNASFVFWAAIFSQILGLSHLGISFWFWAVMLIIGIYCAVSYQLPKIRLRG